A single window of Syntrophus aciditrophicus SB DNA harbors:
- a CDS encoding restriction endonuclease subunit S, whose protein sequence is MEIKTSAIPSDWKMMTLGQVGVTVTGKTPSKDNPEDWGDLLSFITPTDIISDSKHLKTVARKLSGSGINTLKKMIIPAGSVVVTCIGSDMGKVVINSYDSVTNQQINSIKVNDNNNKDFVYYLLKNSYSILRNHAIGGSTMPILNKSTFESLEFIFPSLTEQQAIAAALSSLDDKIELLRTQNKTLENITQTIFKHWFVDFEFPGKDGNPYKSSGGKMIESALGKIPNNWRIGKYEDVVDVVTGKGMKKDNLRSNGLYKVLGANGEIGKTDEYLFDEDLILTGRVGTLGTIFISRGKVWISDNVLISKPKSDENCYFAYFQLRKLNLESLNRGSTQPLITQTDLKNVEIILPPKEILFDWHCMASSLFTKIFNNDFQINTLSKIRDTLLPKLMKGEIRVASFNN, encoded by the coding sequence ATGGAAATAAAAACTTCGGCAATACCAAGCGACTGGAAAATGATGACGTTAGGACAAGTAGGTGTTACCGTCACAGGCAAAACCCCATCAAAAGATAATCCCGAAGATTGGGGCGATTTATTAAGTTTTATTACTCCTACTGATATTATATCTGATTCAAAGCACCTGAAGACTGTCGCAAGGAAATTATCGGGAAGCGGAATAAATACGCTTAAAAAAATGATCATTCCCGCCGGTTCAGTTGTTGTGACTTGCATTGGTTCTGATATGGGTAAAGTTGTCATTAATAGTTATGACTCAGTTACTAACCAGCAAATCAATTCAATTAAAGTTAATGATAACAACAACAAAGATTTTGTTTATTATCTGCTGAAGAATTCATATTCCATCTTACGAAACCACGCCATTGGTGGTTCAACAATGCCAATATTAAATAAATCAACTTTTGAATCGTTGGAATTCATTTTTCCTTCCCTAACTGAACAACAGGCGATTGCAGCGGCGTTATCTTCTTTGGATGATAAAATAGAGCTCTTGCGAACACAAAACAAGACACTTGAAAATATCACTCAGACCATTTTTAAACATTGGTTTGTAGATTTTGAATTTCCTGGCAAAGACGGAAATCCATATAAATCCAGCGGCGGGAAAATGATTGAATCCGCGCTCGGAAAAATCCCGAATAATTGGAGAATTGGGAAATACGAAGATGTAGTTGATGTTGTAACCGGGAAAGGAATGAAGAAAGACAATTTAAGGAGCAATGGCCTATATAAAGTATTAGGAGCTAATGGTGAAATAGGAAAAACGGATGAATATTTATTTGACGAAGACCTTATATTAACGGGTAGAGTTGGAACTTTAGGGACGATTTTTATTTCCAGAGGCAAAGTTTGGATTTCTGACAATGTTTTAATTTCAAAACCAAAATCTGATGAGAATTGCTATTTTGCATATTTCCAATTACGTAAACTCAATTTGGAAAGCCTGAATCGCGGAAGTACTCAGCCTTTGATTACGCAAACAGACTTGAAAAACGTTGAAATAATATTGCCTCCAAAAGAGATCCTTTTTGACTGGCACTGTATGGCTTCAAGTTTATTTACAAAAATATTTAATAACGATTTTCAAATCAACACTCTTTCAAAAATCCGCGATACTCTCTTACCCAAACTGATGAAAGGAGAAATAAGAGTAGCTAGTTTCAATAATTAA